In one Pseudomonas sp. R84 genomic region, the following are encoded:
- a CDS encoding leucine-rich repeat-containing protein kinase family protein, producing MHTLAQLRAGELSGITRLDLSCGLTEFPTEIFELADTLEILNLSGNALSSLPDDLHRLTRLRVLFCSDNPFTELPACLGQCAALTMIGFKANRIVNVPGSALPPALRWLILTDNCIESLPSELGERPALQKLMLSGNRLQALPPSLSNCHRLELLRISANRLTELPQWLLALPSLTWLAYAGNPLETEADAAALEATPQILWSALRLEQRLGEGASGVISRASWQRDDGSVTSVAVKLYKGEMTSDGSPLHEMNACITAGLHPNLIRIEGRISGHPDGQQGLVMQLIDPSFHNLADLPSLASCSRDVYADDCRFGAEVALNIAKGIASAAEHLHQQGITHGDLYGHNILLNERGDCLLGDFGGASFHAIADTAQTRALQRIEVRAFGILLGELLARIDSGLSDELRAVLEELERRCCQAEVLARPGFGEVMKQLEDL from the coding sequence ATGCACACCCTTGCTCAATTGCGCGCCGGCGAGTTGTCGGGCATCACGCGGCTGGATCTGTCCTGTGGACTGACCGAGTTTCCGACCGAGATTTTCGAGCTGGCCGACACCCTGGAAATCCTCAACCTCAGCGGCAACGCTCTGAGCAGCCTACCGGATGACTTGCACCGTCTGACACGCCTGCGCGTGCTGTTCTGCTCCGACAACCCGTTCACCGAACTGCCGGCCTGCCTCGGCCAGTGCGCTGCCCTGACGATGATCGGCTTCAAGGCCAACCGCATCGTCAACGTACCCGGCAGCGCTCTGCCACCCGCGTTGCGCTGGCTGATCCTGACCGACAACTGCATCGAAAGCCTGCCGAGCGAACTCGGTGAGCGCCCGGCCCTGCAAAAGCTCATGCTCTCCGGCAATCGTCTGCAAGCGCTGCCGCCTTCACTGAGCAACTGCCATCGACTTGAGTTGCTGCGCATTTCCGCCAACCGCCTGACCGAACTGCCGCAGTGGCTGCTCGCGCTGCCGAGCCTGACCTGGCTGGCCTACGCCGGTAACCCGCTGGAAACCGAGGCAGACGCCGCCGCGCTGGAGGCGACGCCGCAAATCCTTTGGTCGGCACTGCGTCTGGAACAGCGGTTGGGTGAAGGTGCCTCGGGAGTGATTTCCCGGGCGAGCTGGCAACGCGACGATGGCTCAGTGACGTCGGTTGCGGTGAAGTTGTACAAAGGTGAAATGACCAGCGATGGCTCGCCGCTGCACGAAATGAATGCCTGTATCACCGCCGGCCTGCATCCCAATCTGATCCGCATCGAGGGGCGCATCAGTGGCCATCCCGACGGCCAGCAAGGCTTGGTGATGCAACTGATCGATCCGTCCTTCCATAACCTCGCCGACCTGCCAAGCCTGGCGTCCTGCTCGCGCGATGTGTACGCCGATGATTGCCGATTCGGCGCCGAGGTTGCGCTGAACATTGCCAAAGGCATCGCTTCGGCAGCGGAGCATCTGCATCAGCAAGGCATCACCCACGGTGATCTCTACGGGCACAACATCCTGTTGAACGAGCGCGGCGATTGCCTGCTTGGGGATTTTGGCGGGGCTTCGTTCCATGCGATTGCCGACACGGCGCAAACGCGCGCGCTGCAACGTATCGAAGTACGTGCGTTCGGGATTCTGCTGGGTGAGTTGCTGGCGCGCATCGACTCGGGGTTGAGTGATGAACTGCGTGCGGTGCTTGAAGAGCTGGAGCGGCGTTGCTGCCAGGCGGAGGTGCTGGCGCGGCCGGGATTCGGAGAGGTCATGAAGCAACTTGAAGATCTGTGA
- the zapE gene encoding cell division protein ZapE, producing the protein MPAHLPKRSRLIQRWPALRHWLGKGLPASVGHDASAQSIHDYFRHKASSQGYTLSHSQQRVIDCMAQQASLLLGASGRTAPSLYLFGAVGRGKSWLLDGFFQALPITQKRRLHFHQFFAQLHQGMFSHREQDDALEVTLDELLEDCRVLCFDEFHVHDIGDAMLITRLFKALFKRRILLLVTSNYAPEGLLPNPLYHARFKPVIELINTHMQVMEVGGPHDYRSHTRHSAQQIFTQGHYVWPATPAQRATLELPPADAPGVALTVGTRQIRARWYKERSVGFTFNDLCEQPTAVMDYLELCRRFDRWIIDDLPELAECSIAAQQRFINLIDVLYDQDKHLTLIGRLPLRESLDGHAIDLARTRSRLGQLQEMHNDD; encoded by the coding sequence GTGCCTGCCCATCTGCCGAAACGATCGCGACTGATCCAGCGCTGGCCGGCGTTGCGCCATTGGTTGGGCAAGGGTTTGCCGGCCAGTGTCGGGCATGACGCCAGCGCCCAGTCGATCCATGATTACTTCCGGCACAAGGCCAGCAGTCAGGGTTACACCCTCAGCCATAGCCAGCAGCGCGTCATCGATTGCATGGCGCAGCAGGCCAGCCTGTTGTTGGGCGCAAGCGGCCGAACTGCGCCAAGCCTCTATCTGTTCGGCGCCGTCGGACGCGGCAAGAGCTGGTTGCTCGATGGTTTCTTTCAGGCCTTGCCGATCACCCAGAAACGGCGCCTGCATTTCCATCAGTTTTTCGCGCAATTGCATCAGGGCATGTTCAGCCATCGCGAGCAGGACGATGCCCTCGAAGTGACCCTCGACGAATTGCTGGAGGATTGTCGGGTGCTGTGTTTCGACGAGTTTCATGTGCATGACATCGGCGATGCCATGCTCATCACCCGGCTGTTCAAAGCATTGTTCAAACGGCGGATTCTGCTGCTGGTGACCTCCAACTATGCGCCGGAAGGCCTGCTGCCCAATCCGCTCTATCACGCCCGCTTCAAACCGGTGATCGAGCTGATCAATACGCACATGCAGGTGATGGAAGTCGGCGGGCCGCACGATTACCGCAGTCACACGCGCCACTCTGCGCAGCAGATATTCACTCAGGGGCATTACGTGTGGCCAGCCACGCCAGCGCAACGTGCCACTCTGGAGCTGCCGCCTGCGGATGCTCCGGGCGTTGCACTAACCGTCGGCACCCGGCAGATTCGGGCTCGCTGGTATAAAGAGCGAAGTGTCGGTTTTACCTTCAACGATCTGTGTGAACAGCCAACGGCGGTCATGGATTATCTGGAGCTGTGCCGACGTTTCGACCGCTGGATCATTGACGATCTACCGGAACTGGCGGAGTGCTCAATCGCCGCGCAACAACGCTTCATCAACCTGATCGACGTGCTGTACGACCAGGACAAGCACCTGACGTTGATTGGTCGCCTGCCCTTGCGCGAAAGCCTCGACGGCCACGCCATTGACCTGGCACGTACGCGCAGCCGATTGGGGCAGTTGCAAGAGATGCACAACGACGACTGA